In Juglans regia cultivar Chandler chromosome 13, Walnut 2.0, whole genome shotgun sequence, the following proteins share a genomic window:
- the LOC108997477 gene encoding E3 ubiquitin-protein ligase At3g02290-like gives MGAFCCCPCDGEFEEYALPGNTIYRHCLCLRYFFHQLFSGYGAMFHRLEGQSLSSPIQGASFTPSGVGTSLPDNSSNDIHLSVSRPVASDSDQRYSRLQRDGLVSRRDKSMTHFQEDAQPLRRNMSSSGTESLGFRKKLNGVETEEDGKPGHSESSETASIAKIAYGLTYTQPSSEDEDICPTCLDEYTPENPKITTRCSHHFHLGCIYEWMERSGSCPICGKEMEFCESP, from the exons ATGGGTGCTTTTTGCTGCTGTCCATGTGATGgagaatttgaagaatatgctcTTCCAGGCAATACGATATACAGGCATTGCCTTTGCCTGAGATACTTTTTCCACCAGCTATTTAGTGGG TATGGTGCAATGTTTCATAGACTTGAAGGACAGTCACTATCTTCACCAATCCAAGGAGCTTCTTTTACACCATCAGGGGTGGGCACATCATTACCTGATAATTCCTCAAATGATATTCATCTCTCTGTTTCCAGACCAGTGGCTTCTGATTCTGATCAGAGGTACTCTCGTCTGCAACGTGATGGCTTGGTCTCTCGGCGTGATAAGTCAATGACTCATTTCCAAGAAGATGCTCAACCACTGAGGAGAAATATGAGTAGTTCTGGTACGGAGTCATTGGGCTTTAGGAAGAAATTGAATGGAGTTGAAACTGAAGAAGATGGTAAACCTGGCCATTCTGAGTCCTCAGAGACGGCTTCGATAGCAAAAATTGCATATGGACTAACTTATACGCAGCCATCTTCTGAAGATGAAGATATCTGTCCTACATGTCTTGATG AATATACTCCagaaaatcctaaaataacAACTCGATGTTCTCACCATTTTCACCTTGGTTGTATTTATGAATGGATGGAAAGAAGTGGAAGTTGTCCAATCTGTGGCAAG GAGATGGAGTTCTGTGAAAGCCCTTAA